In Magnetovibrio sp., the following are encoded in one genomic region:
- a CDS encoding TRAP transporter small permease subunit, protein MVTRNLHILERLEFGLSLPVEWAGRFASWCGLALVLVVAGNVFARYLFNAGSVGIQELEWHLVSPIALIGMSYAMRKGEHVRVDFLYDRMSESGKQIVDLFSALLMAAFSVIIVVLSMSYIEHSFSLMEGSPDPGGLPYRWVLKAFIPLGFGLLALQSVSQALSVVLHFGHAAVSAREARRQHVEHSTHVPG, encoded by the coding sequence ATGGTCACGCGCAATTTGCACATCCTCGAACGCTTGGAATTCGGCCTCAGCCTGCCGGTCGAATGGGCCGGACGATTCGCGTCTTGGTGTGGGTTGGCTTTGGTGTTGGTGGTCGCGGGCAATGTGTTCGCCCGTTACCTGTTCAATGCTGGATCGGTAGGTATCCAGGAATTGGAATGGCACCTGGTTTCGCCCATCGCCTTGATCGGCATGTCGTATGCCATGCGCAAGGGTGAACATGTGCGCGTCGACTTTCTTTACGACCGCATGAGCGAGAGTGGCAAACAGATCGTCGATCTGTTCTCCGCTCTCCTCATGGCGGCGTTTTCGGTGATCATCGTGGTGTTGTCGATGAGCTACATCGAACACTCCTTCAGTCTGATGGAAGGTTCACCCGATCCCGGTGGATTGCCCTATCGCTGGGTGTTGAAGGCCTTCATCCCCTTAGGCTTCGGTTTGCTGGCGTTGCAATCGGTGTCGCAAGCGCTGTCGGTGGTTCTGCACTTTGGTCATGCCGCCGTCAGCGCCCGCGAAGCCAGGCGGCAGCATGTTGAACACAGCACCCACGTCCCTGGCTAA
- a CDS encoding TRAP transporter large permease subunit: MTEMELLAIGMVGGFFTLLVIGVPVAISLAVSGLTFGYLGFGTSLFGLLPGRIHGVVTNYTLLALPLFIFMGVMLEKSRMAEDLIDVIGHAMGRVRGGMGLAIVIVGVLMGASSGIVGATVVTVGLLALGPLVRRGYNKGLACGTICASGTLGQIIPPSLVLILLADILGLSVGTLFAAAMVPGLMLAGILALYLLAIGYFFPHMAPAIPQEERDELARKDLIVKLFKVVFPPLILIFAVLGSIVGGIAAPTEAASMGAFGSIILALLGRRLSWSTLMEVCKSTLLTSAMVFFILICAQPFGLAFRGLGGEGLVAQMFEFIPGGEMADLLFMMAVIFVLGFFLEWIEISYIALPMFLPVFAGTDVNMVWLAILVAMNLQTSFLTPPFGWALFFLKGVAPPGITTGDIYRGVIPFIGLQMLGLVALFMFPELATWLPDVIGW, from the coding sequence ATGACGGAAATGGAATTACTGGCCATCGGTATGGTCGGCGGCTTTTTCACGCTGTTGGTGATCGGTGTGCCGGTGGCCATCTCGCTGGCGGTGTCGGGACTGACCTTCGGCTACCTCGGCTTTGGCACCAGCTTGTTTGGTTTGTTACCAGGACGCATCCACGGCGTGGTGACGAATTACACGCTGCTGGCTCTGCCGCTGTTCATCTTCATGGGCGTGATGCTGGAAAAATCGCGCATGGCCGAAGATTTGATCGATGTCATCGGTCACGCCATGGGCCGAGTGCGCGGCGGCATGGGCTTGGCGATTGTGATCGTCGGCGTGCTGATGGGCGCGTCTTCGGGCATCGTCGGCGCGACTGTTGTGACGGTCGGCCTGTTGGCCCTGGGGCCATTGGTACGACGCGGTTACAACAAGGGTTTGGCATGTGGCACGATCTGCGCGTCAGGAACCTTGGGCCAGATCATTCCGCCCAGCTTGGTGTTGATTTTGTTGGCCGACATTTTGGGGCTTTCGGTGGGCACGCTGTTTGCCGCCGCGATGGTGCCGGGCTTGATGCTGGCGGGCATCTTGGCGCTGTATCTATTGGCGATCGGTTATTTCTTTCCCCACATGGCCCCGGCCATTCCCCAAGAAGAACGTGACGAATTGGCCCGTAAGGATTTGATCGTCAAATTGTTCAAAGTTGTTTTTCCGCCGCTGATTTTGATCTTTGCGGTGTTGGGTTCGATCGTCGGCGGCATCGCCGCACCGACCGAGGCCGCTTCGATGGGGGCGTTCGGTTCGATCATCTTGGCGTTGCTAGGACGGCGATTGAGTTGGAGCACCTTGATGGAGGTGTGTAAGTCCACACTGCTGACCTCGGCCATGGTGTTCTTCATCCTCATCTGCGCACAGCCCTTTGGGTTGGCCTTTCGCGGTCTTGGCGGCGAAGGTTTGGTAGCGCAAATGTTCGAATTCATTCCCGGTGGAGAAATGGCCGACTTGCTGTTTATGATGGCGGTGATTTTCGTGCTGGGCTTTTTCCTCGAATGGATTGAAATCTCCTACATCGCGCTGCCGATGTTCTTGCCGGTGTTCGCCGGAACCGATGTCAACATGGTGTGGTTGGCGATTTTGGTAGCGATGAATTTGCAGACCTCATTCCTCACACCACCGTTTGGCTGGGCGCTGTTCTTCTTGAAAGGTGTCGCACCCCCGGGCATCACCACCGGCGATATTTATCGCGGCGTCATTCCGTTCATCGGTTTGCAGATGTTGGGGCTGGTGGCATTGTTTATGTTCCCCGAATTGGCGACCTGGTTGCCTGACGTCATCGGTTGGTAG
- a CDS encoding TRAP transporter substrate-binding protein DctP: MSAQQARKHQTLENEDPPMKRSMKRREFLKASLVGAAATGTLAAPAIAQAKDTFNWKMTNMYPAGAPFYTVGPGSPSDFCNRVKEMSGGRLNIHHFAAGELIPPKEGFDAVRSGTIEMNAGNAYYWAGKIFAAQYFTTVPFGLNFQGVNAWMYHAGGLELWNEVYADYGLVAMPMGNTGVQMTGWFKKPINSVEDFNGLKMRIPGLAGKVYEKLGVNVKLLPGGEIFPALERGVIDAAEFVGPYQDRRMGLHKAAKYYYTTGWHEPSNVTELMINKKAWESLPADLQAIVRSCAQACNLDSHAWSEANNADALTDLVTNEGVIAQTLPDDVVMQLKKLTDEVLAEKSAADPLTKKVHDHFMAFRDKHRSWASISEKPYHGLISS, encoded by the coding sequence ATGAGCGCGCAGCAAGCGCGCAAACATCAAACGTTGGAAAACGAGGATCCCCCCATGAAGCGTTCCATGAAACGTCGTGAATTTCTCAAAGCCTCTTTGGTTGGCGCAGCGGCAACCGGCACGTTGGCCGCACCGGCGATTGCTCAGGCTAAAGATACCTTCAATTGGAAAATGACCAACATGTACCCCGCCGGGGCACCATTCTATACGGTTGGACCGGGCAGCCCTTCTGATTTTTGCAACCGCGTCAAAGAAATGTCGGGTGGTCGTTTGAACATCCACCACTTCGCCGCCGGCGAATTGATTCCGCCCAAAGAAGGCTTCGACGCCGTGCGTTCGGGCACCATCGAAATGAACGCTGGCAACGCGTATTATTGGGCGGGCAAAATTTTTGCTGCACAATATTTCACCACCGTGCCGTTCGGCTTGAACTTCCAAGGCGTGAATGCGTGGATGTATCACGCTGGCGGTTTGGAACTGTGGAACGAAGTGTATGCCGACTATGGTTTGGTGGCGATGCCGATGGGCAACACCGGCGTGCAGATGACCGGATGGTTCAAGAAACCGATCAACTCGGTGGAAGATTTCAACGGCTTAAAAATGCGCATCCCGGGTCTTGCGGGCAAAGTGTATGAAAAGCTCGGCGTGAACGTGAAGCTGTTGCCGGGCGGCGAGATTTTCCCCGCCTTGGAACGTGGCGTGATCGATGCTGCTGAGTTTGTTGGCCCCTATCAAGATCGTCGTATGGGGCTGCATAAAGCCGCCAAGTACTACTACACCACCGGTTGGCATGAGCCGTCCAACGTCACCGAATTGATGATCAACAAGAAAGCCTGGGAAAGCCTGCCCGCCGACTTGCAAGCGATCGTGCGATCGTGCGCTCAGGCGTGCAACCTCGACAGCCACGCGTGGAGCGAAGCCAACAACGCCGATGCGCTGACCGACCTGGTCACCAACGAAGGCGTGATTGCACAAACCCTGCCCGACGACGTGGTGATGCAGCTCAAGAAACTGACCGACGAAGTGCTGGCTGAAAAGTCCGCCGCCGATCCGCTGACCAAGAAGGTCCACGATCACTTCATGGCGTTCCGCGACAAGCATCGCAGCTGGGCGTCGATCTCTGAAAAGCCATATCACGGCTTGATCTCGTCTTAA
- a CDS encoding sulfite exporter TauE/SafE family protein, with translation MLETVLADPLFYLSFAGALLITGAIAGVLAGLLGVGGGIVIVPVLFLLFPFLGVEDSVLMHLAVGTSLATIIPTSIISARSHHKRGGVDFALLKSWGPTIFVGVIVGASFGAVAKGEVLTLIFAAVAILVAINMAFRKEGMILSETLPTGIARHAMALVVGMFSVVMGIGGGTLSVPILTAFNYPIRRAVGTASAIGLIIALPGSVSFILSGLGHPDLPPGSLGYANLLGFALIVPATMVMAPVGVKLAHTINPANLRKAFAFFLLLTSLRMFYSVFFG, from the coding sequence ATGCTTGAAACCGTACTTGCCGATCCGTTGTTTTATCTGAGCTTCGCGGGCGCATTGCTGATCACCGGCGCGATCGCCGGGGTGCTTGCGGGCTTGCTCGGTGTTGGTGGCGGGATCGTCATCGTGCCGGTGCTGTTTTTGCTGTTCCCCTTTTTAGGCGTTGAAGACAGCGTGTTGATGCACTTGGCGGTCGGCACATCGTTGGCGACCATCATCCCCACATCGATCATCTCCGCGCGTTCTCACCACAAGCGCGGCGGGGTCGATTTTGCGCTGCTGAAATCGTGGGGGCCGACCATCTTCGTCGGCGTCATTGTTGGGGCTTCTTTCGGTGCGGTTGCGAAAGGCGAGGTGTTGACCTTGATCTTTGCCGCTGTGGCCATCTTGGTCGCCATCAACATGGCCTTTCGCAAAGAAGGCATGATCCTGTCCGAAACCTTGCCAACCGGCATCGCGCGCCACGCCATGGCGTTGGTGGTGGGGATGTTTTCGGTGGTGATGGGCATTGGCGGTGGAACCTTGAGCGTGCCGATCTTGACCGCATTCAACTACCCGATCCGCCGCGCCGTCGGCACGGCCTCAGCCATCGGCTTAATCATTGCGTTGCCGGGGTCGGTCTCGTTCATTCTCAGTGGGCTGGGCCATCCCGACCTGCCGCCCGGCAGTTTGGGCTATGCTAATCTTCTGGGTTTCGCGTTGATCGTGCCTGCGACCATGGTGATGGCCCCGGTGGGGGTGAAACTAGCGCACACCATCAACCCGGCCAATTTGCGCAAAGCGTTTGCTTTCTTTTTGTTGCTCACATCTTTGCGTATGTTTTACAGCGTGTTTTTTGGATAA